CCCCCATCACTTTTAATCTTTCATCAGAAAGTATGTTTTTATGACTATCAAAATAACCAAAGATCCCACACATATCAAACAGGGTATCCGTAAGAATCTAATTTTAGACCCAGTTTTTTTTGTAAGCGTTGATTAGACTCACGATAATAATCAGACCACTCTTTATATACATCTTCATTTAAAAGGCTGGATCTCCCATCTAAATGACGGAACAATACCGGATCAACCACGCGCTGTAATACAAAACGCACATGCCTGGCACTCACCAACCAGCGAGGTATTAAGGGAGCCAAATTAAAGTGACTATAAACCAGGCGATTAAGAATACGCGCAATGAACAAAGAAGGTGCTGACATACCCACATTCACATGACTCACGCACCTTGCCTCAATTCTTGATAAATTTGACTCTACCCCAACAAAACCTGTTAACTGCCTTAAAAACTCAGCCTTATCCTTTTTCAAGTCTTCGTAGACCAGAACTTTTACACGATCCACTCCAAACAGAGTTTGATAATTATCAACAATTCTGTCATAAAAAAAATGCTCTCTAGCCAATCGAACAGGACTTGGTGATGCAAGATCAAGAAAATCATTAATTGATAAAGATCCTCCCTCATGGATATATTGCCTGTAAATTGATTCCACCATATCCAGCTGATTACGAATAGTAATAATAATAGATGCCTCCGGAAACACATCTTTCAAACGTCTGGATAAAGATTCAGCATTAGCTCCCGCAGTAAATACATCCCCTGCCAGAGACTCCCATGAAATCACATACTTATTATCTTTACCAAGACCTTGCACCGAATTATTAAATTTATCACGCAGATTATCTACATTAAAACTAAAATCATGCTCTTGTACTAACTCATTTAACCATCCATAGCGCTCATCCTGAAAATGCAGGTATGAAACACCATCTAACTCAGGAAAAACACAACGTTGTAACCAGGTTGTGGCAGTCTTTGGGTAGCCAATATGTATATATAATGAGTTATGATTCATAGACATGGTATTTATGCATAAAAGGGATTCAGGTACAAAGACTCATCAAATTTACTATTGATTAACTTCTTTAAACCAGAACTTGTAAGATTACGATCCAAAAAAACTGCTGCTACATCATCAGTAAAATCAGAATTCCTTGTATAACAAATCTCTTTACTCTTATCCTGCTTAACAGGTTTAATAGAAAAAATAGACTGGTCTGCAATCTTTTCCATCAGGGATTGGTGTGCTGCATAAACACCCTTCATCGTAAACTCAAATGGTGACTCATCCTTTAGTGTGGGTATTGCATGATAAAGCATATCACCACTATCAAGCCCGGCTGAAAGAAGATGTATCGTGGAACCCACCAGGTGTGGATCATTATTATTCAGTGCCCAGAAATTACAGGATGAACCACGATAATAGGGAGATACACCCATATGAATATTAATCGCCTTACTCGATACCAGAAAATCAATCAACCAGCCCTTTATATAACTCGAACCAAAGACAATATAAAGATCCGAATCAAGAAAAGGCTTTAGTGTATCCCTACTCAAGTAATTCAAATCACCCATCCTTACAAACAGTGGATGCGCATTATCCGGCAACAAACCGATATCCCCGAATATGCTTCTTTCAGCATCAATAACGTTTGAGAAATAATCCTGCATTACATCCGACTTCCTGAAAAAATCATCCACCTTTCCCGGAAAAACCGTACTCCCTTCAATCACTGCATAACACTCATCTGCCACTGAAGCGAGACTCTTTATCAAACTTAAATGCCTGGCCTGATTACTAGTGAAAATCGTTATTTTCATATAATTCTCTTTAGCAAATTAGCATGATCATCTCTCGGGATTTCAAGCGCTGAACAAATCCGAGGTTCACTCAAACTCGACCTGAAACCAATCCTGATACCCATATCACCCAGAAGATCCAGCGTATCTTTATTATATCGCCCACAGGGATGAGACATTGCCCATAAATCCTGCTGCAAAATTTTAGACAATGCCTGTTTATTGATTTCATATTCACTGTGCTGTCTTTCATAACTTAATTGATCAATAGCCGTTGGGTGGGTATGTGAATGCAAACCAATCACATGCCCTTTATTTTCAAGATCAATCAAATCATCCGCATTCATCCACAGATTCTGACTGGCTTTTTTTATATCATACCCGGCATCACTCATCATCACCCGCATTAACTCATGATATTGTTCAACAGACAATGCATTATCACGCACATAACGAAAACGCCGATCATTCTCTGTATAAAATGAAAATTCTAACAAATAATCATCAGGATAGGATTTTATATAAGATATGTACGCCTGCTCATGCTGCTTATTAAAAACATGAAAAAAAGCTGTGTAGAAACCATCCATGTTGTCAAATTGGACATTCCTGAAATTCCTGTATATCTCCAGCATCTCAGGCTTATCTGTAAACACCGAGGTATAAACAAAGAAGAATGCTGAAAGGGCTCGATCCTGTAATACAGGTAATGCAATATCATACTGACACTTCAGTGAATCATCGAAGGTTAAGCAGGTTTCCTTACCACTAAGCCTGCCTGATAACACTCGCTCTGAAAACTCCTTCGCCCCCAATAATTCAAAGTTATCTTCCAGATAATCCAGTATCCTACTAAATTCATCATAACTGATAGACCCCTGCCCTTCAGCATGCCTGACATTATGAAAATGATGGAACATAATTGCATGCGTCATGACTGCTTAAATACTCCCACCACTAAAAAGACGTTTGACCGTCATCAACATAATCATTATATCGAAGATCACACCCTGCCGATCCACATATTCAAGATCCAGTTGTGTGCGCTGCTCCGGTGTTGCCAGAGATCTCAATCTTGCCTGTGCAAGACCTGTTATTCCAGGGCGAACTGAGTTACGCTTATCCCATTCCTGCTCGCTGTATTCCACCTTCTGCCTCAGAAGATTAGGCCTCGGCCCTACCAGACTCATATCACCTTTTAATACATTAATTAATTGCGGCAGTTCATCAATACTGGTCTTTCTCAAAAAAACACCTGCGCCAGTAATTCTTGGATCATTCTCCTGGGTATTATAAGGACCGCTGCTCTCTGCATCTATTACCATGCTCCTGAATTTATAAATACCAAATTCACGACCATGCAGACCAACTCTTTGCTGCACAAAAAAAATAGGGCCTCGTGAATCAAGCTTGATCCATATCACAGCGAACAGAAAAACCGGCAGCATTATTACCAGCAATAAAATACTGGAGACAATATCAATCAATCGTTTCATTGTCGCCTGGCCTTCACAAAATTATTAATAACACCACTTAGTTGTTCATGTTCTTTTTCCACTCGATCCTGGCTTCTCGATAATAAACCTGCCTCCAGCGCAATCAACTTCCCCAATTCATCCGCCAGTATTTTACTTGCCCTGTCTTTTTCTATTTCTGCATCCACACGATGAAAAGTCCTGGATAATATCACTGAACTCGAACCTAATCTAAGATGCTCACCCAACACCATCTCACCTGGAACAACACCCTCACCCACTCGTGCAATTCCGCCAAAGCCAAAAGGAATCCCTGCCTGTCTGATAATGCCAGCCAACTCATCCATTAAGCCATTGACCAGTGGCTCAAACATAAAATTAAGCCCCATATCCAGATGCAAATCGTTCAGACCAATATATATCTCGCTAAGCCCATCAACCTTTACAATCTCAGCCATTGCCCTGGTTGCTGCATGAGTCTCCACTAACGGGATAATCCCGGCACGACCACCCACCATGTTGGAAAATTCTTTCAGGTCATCGACCTTGTGGAAATAAGGTAGCATCAATAAATCAGCACCCGCTGCAATGGCCGCTTCGACCTCATCGGCTGTTCCTGCATACAGTGGATTTAACCGAACCAGTAACTCAGCCTCTTTTATCGCTGCACGAATAACAGGTACATCATCCATTGTGTGGCTGCTGATCAAGGTATCAAGATGCCCCTGACGTTCATGCTTACCATTGATCTCAAGGTCAACAAAGATGCGTTGCACACCAAAATCTTCAGCCTCATGCGCTAACACAGGGTTATTGGTAATCAACATATATTTCATGCCTTACTCCCCTCTGGTTTGATGAGCGCCCTTATCTCTGCATTACGAAAAACCATTAATATCATAAAACTGAATACAAGTAATGCCGCTATAAACAACCTGAGCCAGGATGAAAGATCAAGCCCACTTATTATATAAACACTGATACCTGTCACCAGCATCAACGGGATAAAAAAGGAAATAAACACGCGCCCTGCTAACATATCTGCCCAACTAAAATCGCTTAACCTGAATGCCATAATATGTCCTGCACAAATCAGGGTATAACTCCCAACCAATGCCCACATAAGTGCTGTCAAGGAATGAGCGATATCCAGTGTCCACACTAATGCAATAAAAAAACCTAAACCCAGGGTATTAATAACCATGGGTATAAAAGGCTGCTGCCTGGCATTAAAACCTGCGGTCAACATACTGGAGACACCCAGCACTGGCAAGGAAAAGAGACCTATACTCAGCAAGCTATTAATATTATTCAAATCGGTTTGCGTCATTACTCCATAACCAAAAACAAAACTGATGTAATCATGGTGAAGCCCTGATAAAAAGATGACTGCAGTAATCGACAGTCCCAGGCTTAACTGCAAACCTATCTTTACCAGACGCATATGCATCTGTCGATCCGACTGATAACTGGAGGCAAGGCGAGGGAACAAAACCGCTGATAAAAATGTCACTGCGATAACCAACGGAAATTCAATCAACTTGCTGGCATAATTAAATACAGCGATCCCGCCATCACCCGAGTAGGATGCCATCGCTCTAGCTGCCACAGGGATCAATAACAAGGTACTCCCCGCAAGCATTGCCTGTCCATAACGTAGCAACAACCCTTTATTGACTCGATAAGGTTGCATTGCAGACAGTGGATTCCATATCACCTTGACCCGAATCAACTGACTCACAAGACGCAATAATCCGCCACCCAGGATAAACCATACCAACAGATCCAGTGAACCGTAACCATAATAGATTGTCAGCAAACCAGCGATAATCACACCATTGATAATCAGTGTACCGACAGCCGGTACTGCAAATTGATTATTGGCCTGGAGATAGGCTGTTGTCATCCCGGCCATAACCGTCAACGGGATTAACCAGATCACACCACTGACCACATCCACTGCCTGCGCAAAACTGAACGATGACAAACCCGGTGCCAGCAAGCCAATCAATTGCGGCATAAACCAGAGCGCCAACACACAGACCAGTGCAAAAAAGACCAGTCCCAACAACATCATCTGATACAACAACTGACGTGCCTGATCGGTTTTTTCAGTGAACACAGGGATCAAGGCCGCACCCATCGCTCCACCCATCAGGATATTCACCAGCACATCAGGAATGGTTAACATCAACACCACCACATCCGCCTCTGCTGTCACACCAAAGGTGGATGCAACGAAGGCCTCTCTGGCAAAACCCGACAGCCTGCCTAACAATATGCCGACATTAAGCACCAGTGAAGAAATAATTAAGGCTCTAAACATTCAAAAAATCTCTACGAATCCGAGGCATGGATGGTAATTAACAGGATGGTAGTAAAAATAATGCTGCCTCTATCTCATAAAGACAAAATAAGCCTTAAACTTTTTTGTAGTGCAATCAGATTATCACCTTTTAATTCACCCATCTTCTTAAAAACCAGTTTTATATTGTAGGCTTGAGAACTAACTATCACTGCAGGGCGTTTTTTAGAATCTTTCTGGTTGGTGAAAGGAAACGGTACCAGAATAATATCACCCCTATTAAAGGTGATCATACACAGAATCATCCGGATTATCCCAAACCTGGGAAAAACTATTTTCAGCCGTTTGGGTAGCAGCCAGGGTTAATCGTCTATCCTGATTACGCTGCTCCAGGAAATCAATGAAATCCTCCACCTCATCAAGCCGTTCTGGTGGAAGTGCTTCCAGCTTATCCATTAACTCACGAATATGATTGGATTGAATCGCCATATACAAATACCTACTAGAAAAAACCATGATTCCTAGTATAGCAAACAACTTCATCTATGATACTTCTGCCTTCTTTAAACGGATAATGCTACAAAGAAATTGCAAAATACGTTACCTTAATATAATCCAAATCAACAAACAGGAGCGAACACATGGAATTCAAGGATTACCTGAAACTACTGGTTCTAAAAGATGGTTCTGACCTCTATCTTAGCTGTGGCGCAGCGCCTAGTGCCAAGTTTCATGGCGCATTGCAGCCCATCGAGAGCGAGGTTCTCACTGCTGAACGCATCAAGGAGATTGCCTATAGCGTTATGAGTGAGGAGCAAATCGCTGAATTTGAGATCAAACCGGAGATGAATCTTGCCATCTCGGAAGCGGGCATTGGTCGCTTCCGCATCAACATCTTCCAGCAACGCAATACTATCGGCATGGTGATCCGTAATATCAAGACCGAGATACCCAACTGGGAGGATCTGGGTCTACCCACCATCCTCACCGATGTGATTATGAGCAAGCGTGGACTGGTACTCTTTGTCGGTGCCACCGGCTCGGGTAAATCCACTTCGCTGGCCTCATTAATTGATTATCGCAATACCAATAGTGCGGGTCACATCATCACCATTGAAGACCCGGTGGAGTTTGTCCATACACACAAAAAATCGATCATCAACCAACGTGAGGTGGGTGTCGATACCGATAGCTACGAGGATGCTCTAAAGAATACTCTGCGCCAGGCACCTGATGTCATTCTGATTGGTGAGATTCGTGATCAGGAGACGATGGAGCACGCCCTCGCCTTTGCTGAAACCGGTCATCTCGCCATTTCCACCCTGCATGCCAATAATGCCAATCAGGCGCTGGATCGTATTATCAATTTCTTCCCGGAAGAACGTCGTCATCAGCTATTAATGGATTTATCACTCAATCTGCGCGCCTTTATCTCGCAACGACTGGTACCCACTATTGATGGTAAACGTGCGGCGGCAATCGAGATTCTGCTGGGCACACCGCTAGTGCAGGATCTGATTCACCGTGGTGATATCCATGAAATCAAGGAAGTCATGCAAAAATCGGAAGAGATCGGTATGCAGACCTTCGATAGCGCATTATATAAATTGATAAAGGCAGGCAAGATCAGCAAGGAAGAGGCCCTGCGTAATTCAGATTCACCCAATAATCTGCGTCTACGCCTGGATCTGGATGAGGGTAAGAGCAAGGATACCGATACCGGGTTGACCTTGATGGATAGTCCAGACGTACCGTAAACCGGGGACAGACCCCAATTAAAAAGGGGCAGACCTTACGGTCTGCCCCTTTTTAATTGGGGTCTGTCCCCAGTTTACTACCGACTACATCATACCGCCCATGCCACCCATACCGCCCATGCCACCCATATCAGGTGCACCACCACCGGCAGCATCACTTGGTGCCTCGGCAATCATGGCTTCGGTGGTTATCATCAGACCCGATACCGATGCTGCATGCTGTAATGCACTACGCGTCACCTTGGTAGGATCCAGAATACCCATGTCGATCATGTCACCATACTCACTTGTGGCCGCGTTGTAACCAAAGTTACCTTCGCCTTCTTCCACTTTCTGTACGATAACAGAGGCTTCATCACCGGCATTGCTGGCAATCTGGCGCATCGGTTCTTCCATGGCACGATAGGCAATCTTGATACCAATATCCTGATCGTGATTATCACCCTTCAGATCCTTGATCACTGAACGGGCACGCACCAGAGCAACACCACCACCGGAAACCACGCCTTCTTCAACGGCTGCACGAGTTGCATGCAGGGCATCTTCAACACGCGCCTTCTTCTCTTTCATCTCAACTTCAGTCGCGGCACCCACCTTGATCACAGCAACACCGCCCGCCAGCTTGGCAACACGCTCCTGTAATTTCTCGATATCGTACTCTGAAGTTGCTTCTTCGATCTGGGCACGAATCTGACCGACACGTTCCTCAATCTCTGAATGCTGACCGGCACCATCAATAATAGTGGTGTTGTCCTTGCTGATCTGAATCTTCTTGGCAGTACCCAGATCGGTTAACTCAACCTTCTCCAGTGACATACCGACTTCTTCAGAGATCACAGTTGCACCTGTTAAAATAGCAATATCCTGTAACATGGCCTTACGACGATCACCAAAACCGGGCGCCTTAACAGCAACCACCTTGACGATACCACGAATATTATTAACCACCAGAGTGGCTAAAGCTTCACCTTCCACATCCTCAGCAATAATAACCAAAGGACGACCCGCCTTGGCAACCGCTTCCAGGGTTGGTAACAGGTCGCGAATATTAGAAACCTTCTTATCATGAATCAGGATAAAAGGGTCTTCCATATCAGCGGACATGCTCTGCTGGTTGTTCACAAAGTAAGGTGATAGATAGCCGCGATCAAACTGCATGCCTTCAACCACATCCAACTCATTATCCAGACCGGAACCCTCTTCAACCGTAATCACGCCTTCCTTACCAACCTTTCCCATGGCATTGGCGATAATCTCACCAATATCGGTATCGGAGTTTGCGGAGATGGTACCCACCTGAGCAATCGCCTTATTATCAGAACAAGGTGTTGACAGGGTCTTCAGGTTTTCAACAACGGCTCTAACCGCCTTATCAATACCACGCTTCAGATCCATCGGGTTCATACCCGCAGCAACGGCCTTCATACCTTCATGGAAGATGGCCTGCGCCAGAACAGTCGCTGTTGTGGTACCGTCACCCGCCACATCAGAAGTCTGGGAAGCAACTTCTTTCACCATCTGTGCGCCCATATTCTCGAACTTATCTTCCAGTTCGATCTCTTTCGCCACCGATACACCATCTTTAGTGACCGTTGGTGCGCCAAATGACTTATCTAAAACCACATTACGCCCTTTAGGACCTAAAGTTACCTTTACTGCATTGGCCAGGATGTTTACCCCTGCAACCATACGTTGTCTTGCGTCATCGCCGAACTTGACTTCTTTTGCCGCCATGATCGTTATCCTCTTCTATTAATCAAAAAATTAAGCTTCAACTATTGCCATGATGTCTTCTTCACGCATAACCAGGACTTCGTCACCGTCGACCTTGATCTTGCTACCGGAATACTGTCCAAAATAGACTTTATCGCCGATTTTGACATCTAATGGGCGCACTTCGCCATTATCCATGACCTTACCATTACCCACAGCAACCACTTCACCTATGCTAGGCTTCTCTGTGGCGGCATCCGGGATCACAATACCACCCGGGGAGGTACGTTCTTCTTCCATACGCTTGATGATCACGCGATCATGTAGTGGACGAATATTCATTGAGAATCTCTCCTTAAACAACTAATTCAATATTTTCTATACGGACGAGGACAATTATTAGCACTCGTCTCTGGTGAGTGCTAATAATAAGGGCGAATTGGTGAGAGTCAAGGGTAGAGCGTGAAATTTATTTCACAAAAAATACAGATTCAATATTAATAACACTAATATCAATAAGTTATAAATTAATCATCTTCCCGATGACATTCCCCTTCAATCACATTGGGATCATCCTTGCGCGGCGGGGTTGTCGGTTGAACCCCTGGGGGATATTGAGAATGCGAGAGAAATCGACGTAACAAAGCGCGTCGAACCAGCGGAAAGAGGAGCAAAAAACCCAGCGTATCGGTCAGGAATCCAGGAACAAGCAGGAGTACCCCACCCAATAATAACACCGGCCCTTCCATCATCTCCAATGCGGGAAGATCCCCCGCCTGCATACTGTTTTGCACACGCTGTAGATTGGATAAACCCTGATACCTCATTAACAAAGCACCCAGCACCGCTGTGAAAACCACAAAGAATATCGTCGTGATGGCTCCTAATGACTGGCCTACCTCGATTAACAGGTAGATCTCCAGTATCGGGATCGCCAGCACACTCACTAATATGACGGGTAATAATCGCATAACCCCGATTATAGTGGAAACTGGGGACAAATTAAAACCGGGGACAGACCCCAATTAATTTTTAAATTTTAATCGGTGAATTAATTGGGGTCTGTCCCCGGTTTCTCTTGTTCTGATACACGGCTTGATTTATCTTTAGTCTATGAGCTTACCTTACTGCATTCTACTTTGTAGCTGTCCGGATCAGGATAGTGCTGAGACTATTGCCAAATGCCTGGTTCAACTCAAGCTGGCTGCCTGCGTTAATATATTGCCCAAAATGCGCTCGATCTATAGCTGGAAGGGAACCATTGAACAAGCAGATGAATATCTGCTCTTAATAAAGACCCGCAGCGAACGATATAAAGCCATCGAAGACACTATTACAACACTACACCCTTATGAACTTCCTGAGGTTATTTCTGTCTCACTTCAGAATGGTCTGACAGAATATCTACAATGGATCGATCACAGTCTGGAATAATATGAAAATTATTTTTTATCTTCTGCTCAGCTTGAGCCTGAACCTGTTTGCACCCACTGCATCCTTAGCCAGTGGGGGGCAAAATAACAATCCCTTTGGTGATCTGGGTAATAGCTTCGGCTTTAGCAGCATGGAGAATGAATTCCTCGACCCGGATGATGCCTTTCGTCTAACGACCCGGATTGAGGATAATAATAGCCTGATTGTCGCTATCAAGGTCGCTGATGACTATTACCTGTACCGTGATAAATTCAAATTCAAACTAATAAGCCCGCCCACAATACAACTGGGTGAGCCCATCTATCCCAAGGGCAAGATCAAGAATGATGAATTCTTTGGTCGAATCGAGACTTACACCGGAACCGTTGAGGTTCGTGTCCCGTTCACCCAAACCAGTCCAGCACAAGAAATTACTGTAGAGATCCAGTACCAGGGCTGTGCCGATGCCGGGATTTGCTATCCCCCCATCACCAAAACCGTACAGCATCCACTGGAGCCTGTTACCACCGCATCGGTCATCACTATCCCGACCGACATGGCGATGAAATCACCGCTGCTATCATCCGAGCAGGACAGCATTGCCCAGCAGATCGGTCAGGATAACCTGTTGATAACTCTGTTGAGCTTCTTTGGTTTTGGGCTATTATTATCCTTTACCCCCTGCGTCTTCCCGATGATCCCGATCCTCTCCAGCATTATTATCGGAGAGGGTGACAAGATGACCACCCGACGCGCCTTTATCCTGTCACTGACCTATGTGCTTTCGATATCCCTCACCTACACCATCCTCGGTGTAATCGCAGGGTTATTCGGTGAAAACCTGCAAGCGGCCTTCCAGAACCCCTGGATTATCGGCTCCTTTTCCTTGATCTTTGTGGCTCTGGCGATGTCCATGTTTGGTTTTTATAACCTGCAACTGCCTGCCAGCCTACAGAGCCGCCTTAATGCGATCAGCAATAACCAACGCGGCGGTTCACTGTTAGGCGTTGCCATCATGGGCTTCCTGTCAGCACTGATTGTTGGCCCCTGTGTCGCAGCCCCCTTAGCCGGTGCACTCATCTATATTGGTCAAACTGGTGATGCGATACTGGGTGGTCTGGCCTTATTCTCCCTCAGCATGGGCATGGGCGCACCCCTGCTCGCTATTGGCACGGGTGCTGGCAAGCTACTACCCAAGGCGGGTGCCTGGATGGACACCATCAAATCAGTATTCGGTGTGCTGTTATTGGCACTGGCACTGTGGATGCTGGAGCGTATCCTA
The Gammaproteobacteria bacterium genome window above contains:
- a CDS encoding sulfotransferase, whose protein sequence is MSMNHNSLYIHIGYPKTATTWLQRCVFPELDGVSYLHFQDERYGWLNELVQEHDFSFNVDNLRDKFNNSVQGLGKDNKYVISWESLAGDVFTAGANAESLSRRLKDVFPEASIIITIRNQLDMVESIYRQYIHEGGSLSINDFLDLASPSPVRLAREHFFYDRIVDNYQTLFGVDRVKVLVYEDLKKDKAEFLRQLTGFVGVESNLSRIEARCVSHVNVGMSAPSLFIARILNRLVYSHFNLAPLIPRWLVSARHVRFVLQRVVDPVLFRHLDGRSSLLNEDVYKEWSDYYRESNQRLQKKLGLKLDSYGYPV
- a CDS encoding methionyl-tRNA formyltransferase → MKITIFTSNQARHLSLIKSLASVADECYAVIEGSTVFPGKVDDFFRKSDVMQDYFSNVIDAERSIFGDIGLLPDNAHPLFVRMGDLNYLSRDTLKPFLDSDLYIVFGSSYIKGWLIDFLVSSKAINIHMGVSPYYRGSSCNFWALNNNDPHLVGSTIHLLSAGLDSGDMLYHAIPTLKDESPFEFTMKGVYAAHQSLMEKIADQSIFSIKPVKQDKSKEICYTRNSDFTDDVAAVFLDRNLTSSGLKKLINSKFDESLYLNPFYA
- a CDS encoding polysaccharide deacetylase family protein produces the protein MTHAIMFHHFHNVRHAEGQGSISYDEFSRILDYLEDNFELLGAKEFSERVLSGRLSGKETCLTFDDSLKCQYDIALPVLQDRALSAFFFVYTSVFTDKPEMLEIYRNFRNVQFDNMDGFYTAFFHVFNKQHEQAYISYIKSYPDDYLLEFSFYTENDRRFRYVRDNALSVEQYHELMRVMMSDAGYDIKKASQNLWMNADDLIDLENKGHVIGLHSHTHPTAIDQLSYERQHSEYEINKQALSKILQQDLWAMSHPCGRYNKDTLDLLGDMGIRIGFRSSLSEPRICSALEIPRDDHANLLKRII
- a CDS encoding sugar transferase, producing MKRLIDIVSSILLLVIMLPVFLFAVIWIKLDSRGPIFFVQQRVGLHGREFGIYKFRSMVIDAESSGPYNTQENDPRITGAGVFLRKTSIDELPQLINVLKGDMSLVGPRPNLLRQKVEYSEQEWDKRNSVRPGITGLAQARLRSLATPEQRTQLDLEYVDRQGVIFDIMIMLMTVKRLFSGGSI
- a CDS encoding aldolase, with amino-acid sequence MKYMLITNNPVLAHEAEDFGVQRIFVDLEINGKHERQGHLDTLISSHTMDDVPVIRAAIKEAELLVRLNPLYAGTADEVEAAIAAGADLLMLPYFHKVDDLKEFSNMVGGRAGIIPLVETHAATRAMAEIVKVDGLSEIYIGLNDLHLDMGLNFMFEPLVNGLMDELAGIIRQAGIPFGFGGIARVGEGVVPGEMVLGEHLRLGSSSVILSRTFHRVDAEIEKDRASKILADELGKLIALEAGLLSRSQDRVEKEHEQLSGVINNFVKARRQ
- a CDS encoding type II toxin-antitoxin system PemK/MazF family toxin, which translates into the protein MITFNRGDIILVPFPFTNQKDSKKRPAVIVSSQAYNIKLVFKKMGELKGDNLIALQKSLRLILSL
- a CDS encoding DUF2281 domain-containing protein codes for the protein MAIQSNHIRELMDKLEALPPERLDEVEDFIDFLEQRNQDRRLTLAATQTAENSFSQVWDNPDDSVYDHL
- a CDS encoding PilT/PilU family type 4a pilus ATPase, with the translated sequence MEFKDYLKLLVLKDGSDLYLSCGAAPSAKFHGALQPIESEVLTAERIKEIAYSVMSEEQIAEFEIKPEMNLAISEAGIGRFRINIFQQRNTIGMVIRNIKTEIPNWEDLGLPTILTDVIMSKRGLVLFVGATGSGKSTSLASLIDYRNTNSAGHIITIEDPVEFVHTHKKSIINQREVGVDTDSYEDALKNTLRQAPDVILIGEIRDQETMEHALAFAETGHLAISTLHANNANQALDRIINFFPEERRHQLLMDLSLNLRAFISQRLVPTIDGKRAAAIEILLGTPLVQDLIHRGDIHEIKEVMQKSEEIGMQTFDSALYKLIKAGKISKEEALRNSDSPNNLRLRLDLDEGKSKDTDTGLTLMDSPDVP
- the groL gene encoding chaperonin GroEL (60 kDa chaperone family; promotes refolding of misfolded polypeptides especially under stressful conditions; forms two stacked rings of heptamers to form a barrel-shaped 14mer; ends can be capped by GroES; misfolded proteins enter the barrel where they are refolded when GroES binds) — protein: MAAKEVKFGDDARQRMVAGVNILANAVKVTLGPKGRNVVLDKSFGAPTVTKDGVSVAKEIELEDKFENMGAQMVKEVASQTSDVAGDGTTTATVLAQAIFHEGMKAVAAGMNPMDLKRGIDKAVRAVVENLKTLSTPCSDNKAIAQVGTISANSDTDIGEIIANAMGKVGKEGVITVEEGSGLDNELDVVEGMQFDRGYLSPYFVNNQQSMSADMEDPFILIHDKKVSNIRDLLPTLEAVAKAGRPLVIIAEDVEGEALATLVVNNIRGIVKVVAVKAPGFGDRRKAMLQDIAILTGATVISEEVGMSLEKVELTDLGTAKKIQISKDNTTIIDGAGQHSEIEERVGQIRAQIEEATSEYDIEKLQERVAKLAGGVAVIKVGAATEVEMKEKKARVEDALHATRAAVEEGVVSGGGVALVRARSVIKDLKGDNHDQDIGIKIAYRAMEEPMRQIASNAGDEASVIVQKVEEGEGNFGYNAATSEYGDMIDMGILDPTKVTRSALQHAASVSGLMITTEAMIAEAPSDAAGGGAPDMGGMGGMGGMGGMM
- a CDS encoding co-chaperone GroES gives rise to the protein MNIRPLHDRVIIKRMEEERTSPGGIVIPDAATEKPSIGEVVAVGNGKVMDNGEVRPLDVKIGDKVYFGQYSGSKIKVDGDEVLVMREEDIMAIVEA
- a CDS encoding FxsA family protein: MRLLPVILVSVLAIPILEIYLLIEVGQSLGAITTIFFVVFTAVLGALLMRYQGLSNLQRVQNSMQAGDLPALEMMEGPVLLLGGVLLLVPGFLTDTLGFLLLFPLVRRALLRRFLSHSQYPPGVQPTTPPRKDDPNVIEGECHREDD
- a CDS encoding divalent-cation tolerance protein CutA, which codes for MSLPYCILLCSCPDQDSAETIAKCLVQLKLAACVNILPKMRSIYSWKGTIEQADEYLLLIKTRSERYKAIEDTITTLHPYELPEVISVSLQNGLTEYLQWIDHSLE